A portion of the Hoplias malabaricus isolate fHopMal1 chromosome 1, fHopMal1.hap1, whole genome shotgun sequence genome contains these proteins:
- the eif2ak4 gene encoding eIF-2-alpha kinase GCN2 isoform X4 has product MVKRPPEVYLYLRPKGLSHGQECYVTVDLQVKCPPTYPDVPPDLELKNAKGLSNDKLQKLQTELSKLATDRCGEVMIFELADFVQGFLTEHNVPPSRSFHEEMLKNQQRQQERLALEEQQRMDQRRREEEQMQNEILAEIQRREEERREERRKKEMAKLERFESVVQPTVGSPTLSSSPGPTVECAELKKCSANRRRTTSNSRHRRDTFSEDSPCLHEVLHFSNSAMGDIIIHRGKCIGESERLGRSVYHALNGTTGEFAVVYEWILRWSKKIGKFFTSQEKEKIEKCKKQIHGAESELNSLLKLDHPNLVRYQALSCAEREDCLVVSLLAEYVPGCSLTHNLSTSTPVPVDQLRHHAAQLLAALDYLHSNSVVHKQLCTSSVLVDAQGSVKVTDYSLAKRLADICKEDIFEQAHVRFSEDTIPTRTGKKGDIWSLGLLLLALGQGREVKEYPVTVPSSLPSDLQDFLKKCVCLNDADRWNTQQLLEHSFLRPPSPKSLPPCQEPSPEDMGVDFASTVIPRAHLLGGPFSMVVQKQFSRYFSEFEELQLLGKGAFGAVIKVQNKLDGCYYAVKRIQVNPASKQFRRIKGEVTLLSRLNHENIVRYYNAWIERHEAPSTGVLSSESSEPQSTPERPAAPRRINELGLIDNVEDDAPPPALASSVEWSTSLEKSSSAKHNADDSSDDDDDDDDDDDDEEADVFCPSFLASNSDSESDIIFDNGDASRDSLVQEEPSKRKGVDTTESTDSEKPLLIAHYLYIQMEYCEKSTLRDTIDQGLYQDCSRLWRLFREILDGIAYIHEQGMIHRDLKPVNIFLDSHDHVKIGDFGLATDHPANAATGKLEIEDNSSGLVLKSDPTGNMTGMVGTALYVSPEVQGNTKATYNQKVDLFSLGIILFEMSYRPMTTASERISVLSQLRKESIDFPEDFGDYESGAQKKVICWLLNHDPALRPTAVELLKSDLLPPPQMEESELHEVLQHTMANVMGKSYRTMVNQLFSQNPTHVMDYTYDIDVHKGSFNFNNAKLQQYVHETITRVFKKHGAVRLQTPLFLPRNRKLYEGSELACFMDHSGMLVTLPFDLRVSFARFLARNNISHIKRYSIERVFRPRKLDRSHPRELLECAFDIVVPGTGSLLPEAETIYTVSEVIQEFSTLQERNYTIYLNHTSLLRAILLHSGVPEDKLTQASNILCDAMSEKLTKHEVEAKFCNLSLSNNSLQMLYKFIEQKGELQELVPLINSLTKQKTAAVTQLAKQGFKDLEELTGLLKKLGVKLQVVVNLGLVYKVQHHCGVIFQFVAFIKKRKRTVPDIVSAGGRYDHLILEFRAPAATAPVPSAVGASIALDKICTAVAAMEEPPPVSSCDVLVVAVGHSSMARAINVTQKLWTSGVSADLVYDVSQSQEALMEQCRWAGITFMVLVADKEGSYFKVKTFEKDRQSEKRIPESDLVDHIIQKCRTKFSEERIRDISEGASLQIPKGSLLVNSGSSEQHGGSATMSMNVNLVTPEKVSASSRRRYETQIQTRLQNLSSNLQNRSNDIEVLAVDLPKETLINFLSLEFDGEEQFNISVKSLLSRLPKQRYLKSICEEIHRFKMIKRVAVVVLYSYRDDYYKILL; this is encoded by the exons GTTAAGCGTCCTCCTGAGGTGTACCTGTATTTAAGACCTAAAGGGCTGAGTCATGGCCAAGAGTGTTACGTGACCGTGGATTTGCAGGTGAAATGTCCACCCACATATCCTGATGT GCCTCCAGATCTTGAGCTGAAAAATGCGAAAGGTCTCTCTAATGACAAGCTTCAGAAACTCCAGACTGAGCTCTCCAAACTGGCCACAGACAGATGTGGTGAG GTGATGATCTTTGAGCTAGCAGACTTTGTGCAGGGTTTTTTGACCGAGCACAACGTTCCTCCTTCTCGCTCTTTTCACGAAGAGATGCTGAAGAACCAGCAGCGACAGCAGGAGAGACTGGCCTTAGAGGAACAGCAGAGGATGGACCAGCGTCGCAGAGAGGAGGAGCAGATG CAAAATGAAATACTTGCTGAAATCCAGAGACGAGAAGAGGAGAGGCGAGAAGAAAGGAGGAAGAAAGAAATGGCCAAGCTA GAGCGCTTTGAGAGTGTGGTGCAGCCTACGGTGGGAAGCCCAACTCTGAGCAGCTCCCCTGGACCAACTGTCGAGTGTGCTGAGCTAAAAAAATGTTCAGCGAACAGGCGCCGGACCACCTCCAACAGCAGACACAG GAGAGACACTTTCAGTGAAGACAGCCCCTGTCTTCACGAAGTCCTTCACTTCAGTAATAGTGCCATGGGAGATATTATTATCCACAGAGGAAAATGTATAG gtgAGAGTGAGCGGCTTGGCCGGAGTGTGTATCACGCCCTCAATGGCACCACTGGAGAGTTTGCCGTTGTATATGAGTGGATCCTTCGCTGGAGCAAAAAGATTGGCAAATTCTTCACCAGccaggagaaggagaagattGAGAAATGCAAAAAGCAG ATTCACGGAGCCGAGAGTGAGCTGAACTCTCTGTTGAAGCTGGACCACCCAAACCTGGTACGCTATCAAGCGCTGAGCTGTGCTGAGCGTGAAGACTGCCTTGTGGTCAGTCTCCTGGCTGAGTATGTACCAGGCTGCAGCCTGACCCATAACCTCTCCACCAGCACTCCAGTGCCTGTAGACCAGCTCCGCCATCACGCCGCTCAGCTGCTCGCTGCCCTCGATTACCTCCACTCCAACTCAGTGGTCCACAAGCAGCTATGCACCTCCTCCGTGCTGGTGGACGCACAAGGCAGCGTTAAGGTGACGGACTACAGCCTGGCTAAACGGCTAGCGGACATTTGCAAGGAGGATATTTTTGAACAAGCTCACGTGCGCTTCAGCGAGGACACAATACCCACACGTACGGGCAAGAAGGGGGATATCTGGAGTCTCGGCCTGCTTCTGTTGGCACTTGGTCAGGGACGGGAGGTTAAGGAATATCCAGTCACTGTCCCTTCCAGCCTTCCCTCTGACCTTCAGGACTTCCTCAAAAA GTGTGTCTGTCTTAATGATGCTGACCGCTGGAACACTCAGCAGCTGCTGGAACACTCCTTCCTCCGACCACCCTCACCAAAAAGCCTTCCTCCATGTCAGGAACCGAGCCCAGAAG ACATGGGTGTGGATTTCGCATCTACGGTTATTCCGCGGGCTCACCTTCTCGGGGGCCCATTCAGTATGGTGGTGCAGAAACAGTTCTCCCGTTACTTCTCAGAGTTTGAGGAGCTGCAACTGCTGGGAAAAGGTGCTTTCGGGGCAGTCATCAAG GTTCAAAACAAGCTGGATGGCTGCTACTATGCTGTGAAACGTATTCAGGTCAATCCAGCGAGTAAGCAGTTCCGTCGCATCAAGGGCGAGGTGACCCTCCTCTCACGCCTCAACCATGAGAACATTGTCCGTTACTACAATGCCTGGATCGAGCGTCATGAAGCACCCTCCACAGGTGTGCTGAGCAGTGAGAGTTCTGAGCCTCAGAGCACACCCGAGCGTCCGGCAGCACCGCGGCGCATCAATGAGCTTGGGCTTATAGACAATGTGGAGGATGATGCCCCTCCACCAGCACTAGCCAGCTCTGTGGAGTGGAGCACCTCTCTGGAGAAATCATCCAGCGCCAAGCACAATGCAGATGATtccagtgatgatgatgatgatgacgacgatgatgatgacgatgaagaAGCAGATGTGTTCTGTCCATCTTTTCT TGCTTCGAACAGCGACTCAGAAAGTGACATCATCTTTGACAATGGCGATGCCAGCAGAGACAGTCTTGTGCAG GAAGAACCAAGTAAAAGGAAAGGAGTAGACACAACAGAGAGCACAGACTCTGAAAAACCTCTTCTTATTGCACATTATCTGTATATACAG ATGGAATACTGTGAAAAAAGCACTTTGAGAGATACTATTGACCAGGGACTTTATCAGGACTGTAGTCGTCTTTGGAGACTCTTCAGGGAGATATTGGATGGCATAGCATACATTCATGAACAG GGAATGATTCATAGAGATCTGAAACCTGTCAATATCTTCTTGGACTCTCATGACCATGTCAAGATAGGAGATTTTGGCTTGGCTACTGACCACCCAGCTAACGCG GCAACGGGCAAGCTGGAAATTGAGGATAATAGCTCGGGCCTGGTCTTAAAATCAGATCCAACAG GTAACATGACCGGAATGGTGGGCACTGCACTGTATGTCAGTCCTGAGGTCCAAGGAAATACAAAAGCTACTTACAATCAG AAAGTGGATCTCTTCAGTTTGGGAATCATCTTGTTTGAGATGTCCTATCGGCCAATGACCACAGCTTCTGAGCGTATATCTGTACTCAGCCAGCTCAGGAAG GAGTCCATTGACTTCCCTGAGGATTTTGGTGACTATGAGAGTGGAGCACAG AAGAAAGTGATTTGTTGGCTGCTGAATCACGACCCCGCCCTGCGGCCCACTGCTGTGGAGCTTTTGAAGAGTGATCTCCTCCCACCTCCTCAGATGGAGGAGTCGGAGCTTCACGAGGTGTTGCAGCACACTATGGCTAACGTCATGGGCAAGTCCTACCGCACCATGGTCAACCAGCTCTTCTCCCAGAACCCCACTCACGTTATGGACTACACCTACGATATTGACGTCCATAAG GGCAGTTTTAATTTCAACAACGCCAAGCTGCAGCAGTATGTGCATGAGACAATCACCAGGGTCTTCAAGAAACATG gcgcAGTAAGACTACAAACCCCTCTGTTCTTGCCCAGGAACAGGAAGCTGTATGAAGGATCTGAGTTGGCCTGCTTTATGGACCACAGTGGCATGTTGGTCACCCTGCCCTTTGACCTGCGG GTGTCATTTGCGAGGTTTTTGGCCAGAAAtaatatttcacatattaaaag GTACAGTATTGAGCGTGTGTTTAGACCGAGAAAACTGGACAGATCTCACCCCCGAGAGCTGCTAGAGTGTGCGTTTGATATAGTGGTGCCTGGGACTGGCAGCTTGCTCCCTGAAGCTGAGACCATCTACACCGTTTCAGAGGTTATCCAGGAGTTCAGCACTCTCCAG GAAAGGAACTACACAATCTACCTGAACCACACCAGCCTGCTGCGAGCCATTTTATTGCACAGTGGAGTTCCAGAAGACAAATTAACCCAGGCTTCCAATATACTGTGTGACGCCATG AGTGAAAAACTGACTAAGCATGAGGTGGAAGCCAAGTTCTGCAACCTGTCTCTGTCCAACAACAGT TTACAGATGCTGTACAAGTTCATTGAGCAGAAGGGGGAGCTGCAagagcttgttcctctcatCAACTCTCTGACCAAGCAGAAGActgcagcagtcacacagctggcCAAGCAGGGCTTCAAAGACCTGGAGGAGCTAACTGGACTTCTCAAGAAACTGGGAGTTAAATTGCAG GTGGTGGTCAATCTGGGACTAGTCTATAAGGTTCAACACCACTGTGGGGTCATTTTCCAGTTTGTGGCCTTTATTAAGAAACGGAAGCGCACTGTGCCAGATATAGTGTCAGCAGGGGGCCGATATGATCATCTG ATTCTGGAGTTTCGTGCCCCAGCAGCCACTGCTCCGGTGCCTTCAGCCGTGGGGGCCAGTATAGCTCTGGATAAAATCTGTACTGCTGTGGCAGCCATGGAAGAACCG CCCCCTGTTAGCTCCTGCGATGTGCTTGTGGTCGCTGTAGGCCACAGCTCAATGGCCAGAGCCATCAACGTCACGCAGAAGCTGTGGACATCCGGGGTGTCTGCTGACTTGGTCTACGATGTCTCACAG TCTCAGGAGGCTCTTATGGAGCAGTGTAGATGGGCAGGCATTACCTTCATGGTCCTTGTTGCTGACAAAGAAGGCAGCTATTTTAAG GTGAAGACATTTGAGAAGGATCGTCAGTCTGAAAAAAGGATCCCTGAGTCAGACCTTGTAGATCACATCATCCAGAAGTGCCGGACCAAATTCTCTGAGGAAAGAATCcg AGACATATCAGAGGGAGCATCTCTACAGATTCCAAAGGGATCATTACTGGTAAACTCAG GATCATCCGAGCAACATGGAGGCAGTGCTACGATGAGTATGAATGTGAACCTGGTCACGCCTGAGAAAGTTTCAGCCAGCTCTAGGCGGCGTTATGAGACACAG ATCCAAACCAGATTGCAGAATCTTAGTAGTAATTTGCAGAACAGAAGTAATGACATCGAGGTGCTGGCT GTTGACTTACCCAAGGAAACCCTCATCAACTTCCTGTCCCTGGAG TTTGACGGAGAGGAGCAGTTCAACATAAGTGTTAAAAGTTTGCTGTCCCGCCTCCCCAAGCAGCGATACCTTAAGTCCATCTGTGAAGAGATCCATCGATTCAAGATGATTAAAAG GGTTGCAGTGGTGGTCTTGTACAGTTACAGAGATGACTACTACAAGATTCTTCTATAA
- the eif2ak4 gene encoding eIF-2-alpha kinase GCN2 isoform X1 → MTAAPDPSLGSEDHFIQQENELEALASIFGEDFEVIRTKHPWKVKRPPEVYLYLRPKGLSHGQECYVTVDLQVKCPPTYPDVPPDLELKNAKGLSNDKLQKLQTELSKLATDRCGEVMIFELADFVQGFLTEHNVPPSRSFHEEMLKNQQRQQERLALEEQQRMDQRRREEEQMQNEILAEIQRREEERREERRKKEMAKLERFESVVQPTVGSPTLSSSPGPTVECAELKKCSANRRRTTSNSRHRRDTFSEDSPCLHEVLHFSNSAMGDIIIHRGKCIGESERLGRSVYHALNGTTGEFAVVYEWILRWSKKIGKFFTSQEKEKIEKCKKQIHGAESELNSLLKLDHPNLVRYQALSCAEREDCLVVSLLAEYVPGCSLTHNLSTSTPVPVDQLRHHAAQLLAALDYLHSNSVVHKQLCTSSVLVDAQGSVKVTDYSLAKRLADICKEDIFEQAHVRFSEDTIPTRTGKKGDIWSLGLLLLALGQGREVKEYPVTVPSSLPSDLQDFLKKCVCLNDADRWNTQQLLEHSFLRPPSPKSLPPCQEPSPEDMGVDFASTVIPRAHLLGGPFSMVVQKQFSRYFSEFEELQLLGKGAFGAVIKVQNKLDGCYYAVKRIQVNPASKQFRRIKGEVTLLSRLNHENIVRYYNAWIERHEAPSTGVLSSESSEPQSTPERPAAPRRINELGLIDNVEDDAPPPALASSVEWSTSLEKSSSAKHNADDSSDDDDDDDDDDDDEEADVFCPSFLASNSDSESDIIFDNGDASRDSLVQEEPSKRKGVDTTESTDSEKPLLIAHYLYIQMEYCEKSTLRDTIDQGLYQDCSRLWRLFREILDGIAYIHEQGMIHRDLKPVNIFLDSHDHVKIGDFGLATDHPANAATGKLEIEDNSSGLVLKSDPTGNMTGMVGTALYVSPEVQGNTKATYNQKVDLFSLGIILFEMSYRPMTTASERISVLSQLRKESIDFPEDFGDYESGAQKKVICWLLNHDPALRPTAVELLKSDLLPPPQMEESELHEVLQHTMANVMGKSYRTMVNQLFSQNPTHVMDYTYDIDVHKGSFNFNNAKLQQYVHETITRVFKKHGAVRLQTPLFLPRNRKLYEGSELACFMDHSGMLVTLPFDLRVSFARFLARNNISHIKRYSIERVFRPRKLDRSHPRELLECAFDIVVPGTGSLLPEAETIYTVSEVIQEFSTLQERNYTIYLNHTSLLRAILLHSGVPEDKLTQASNILCDAMSEKLTKHEVEAKFCNLSLSNNSLQMLYKFIEQKGELQELVPLINSLTKQKTAAVTQLAKQGFKDLEELTGLLKKLGVKLQVVVNLGLVYKVQHHCGVIFQFVAFIKKRKRTVPDIVSAGGRYDHLILEFRAPAATAPVPSAVGASIALDKICTAVAAMEEPPPVSSCDVLVVAVGHSSMARAINVTQKLWTSGVSADLVYDVSQSQEALMEQCRWAGITFMVLVADKEGSYFKVKTFEKDRQSEKRIPESDLVDHIIQKCRTKFSEERIRDISEGASLQIPKGSLLVNSGSSEQHGGSATMSMNVNLVTPEKVSASSRRRYETQIQTRLQNLSSNLQNRSNDIEVLAVDLPKETLINFLSLEFDGEEQFNISVKSLLSRLPKQRYLKSICEEIHRFKMIKRVAVVVLYSYRDDYYKILL, encoded by the exons ATGACCGCTGCTCCGGACCCTTCCCTAGGAAGCGAAGACCACTTCATTCAGCAGGAAAACGAGCTGGAGGCTCTCGCCTCCATATTCGGAGAAGATTTTGAGGTAATCAGGACTAAACACCCCTGGAAG GTTAAGCGTCCTCCTGAGGTGTACCTGTATTTAAGACCTAAAGGGCTGAGTCATGGCCAAGAGTGTTACGTGACCGTGGATTTGCAGGTGAAATGTCCACCCACATATCCTGATGT GCCTCCAGATCTTGAGCTGAAAAATGCGAAAGGTCTCTCTAATGACAAGCTTCAGAAACTCCAGACTGAGCTCTCCAAACTGGCCACAGACAGATGTGGTGAG GTGATGATCTTTGAGCTAGCAGACTTTGTGCAGGGTTTTTTGACCGAGCACAACGTTCCTCCTTCTCGCTCTTTTCACGAAGAGATGCTGAAGAACCAGCAGCGACAGCAGGAGAGACTGGCCTTAGAGGAACAGCAGAGGATGGACCAGCGTCGCAGAGAGGAGGAGCAGATG CAAAATGAAATACTTGCTGAAATCCAGAGACGAGAAGAGGAGAGGCGAGAAGAAAGGAGGAAGAAAGAAATGGCCAAGCTA GAGCGCTTTGAGAGTGTGGTGCAGCCTACGGTGGGAAGCCCAACTCTGAGCAGCTCCCCTGGACCAACTGTCGAGTGTGCTGAGCTAAAAAAATGTTCAGCGAACAGGCGCCGGACCACCTCCAACAGCAGACACAG GAGAGACACTTTCAGTGAAGACAGCCCCTGTCTTCACGAAGTCCTTCACTTCAGTAATAGTGCCATGGGAGATATTATTATCCACAGAGGAAAATGTATAG gtgAGAGTGAGCGGCTTGGCCGGAGTGTGTATCACGCCCTCAATGGCACCACTGGAGAGTTTGCCGTTGTATATGAGTGGATCCTTCGCTGGAGCAAAAAGATTGGCAAATTCTTCACCAGccaggagaaggagaagattGAGAAATGCAAAAAGCAG ATTCACGGAGCCGAGAGTGAGCTGAACTCTCTGTTGAAGCTGGACCACCCAAACCTGGTACGCTATCAAGCGCTGAGCTGTGCTGAGCGTGAAGACTGCCTTGTGGTCAGTCTCCTGGCTGAGTATGTACCAGGCTGCAGCCTGACCCATAACCTCTCCACCAGCACTCCAGTGCCTGTAGACCAGCTCCGCCATCACGCCGCTCAGCTGCTCGCTGCCCTCGATTACCTCCACTCCAACTCAGTGGTCCACAAGCAGCTATGCACCTCCTCCGTGCTGGTGGACGCACAAGGCAGCGTTAAGGTGACGGACTACAGCCTGGCTAAACGGCTAGCGGACATTTGCAAGGAGGATATTTTTGAACAAGCTCACGTGCGCTTCAGCGAGGACACAATACCCACACGTACGGGCAAGAAGGGGGATATCTGGAGTCTCGGCCTGCTTCTGTTGGCACTTGGTCAGGGACGGGAGGTTAAGGAATATCCAGTCACTGTCCCTTCCAGCCTTCCCTCTGACCTTCAGGACTTCCTCAAAAA GTGTGTCTGTCTTAATGATGCTGACCGCTGGAACACTCAGCAGCTGCTGGAACACTCCTTCCTCCGACCACCCTCACCAAAAAGCCTTCCTCCATGTCAGGAACCGAGCCCAGAAG ACATGGGTGTGGATTTCGCATCTACGGTTATTCCGCGGGCTCACCTTCTCGGGGGCCCATTCAGTATGGTGGTGCAGAAACAGTTCTCCCGTTACTTCTCAGAGTTTGAGGAGCTGCAACTGCTGGGAAAAGGTGCTTTCGGGGCAGTCATCAAG GTTCAAAACAAGCTGGATGGCTGCTACTATGCTGTGAAACGTATTCAGGTCAATCCAGCGAGTAAGCAGTTCCGTCGCATCAAGGGCGAGGTGACCCTCCTCTCACGCCTCAACCATGAGAACATTGTCCGTTACTACAATGCCTGGATCGAGCGTCATGAAGCACCCTCCACAGGTGTGCTGAGCAGTGAGAGTTCTGAGCCTCAGAGCACACCCGAGCGTCCGGCAGCACCGCGGCGCATCAATGAGCTTGGGCTTATAGACAATGTGGAGGATGATGCCCCTCCACCAGCACTAGCCAGCTCTGTGGAGTGGAGCACCTCTCTGGAGAAATCATCCAGCGCCAAGCACAATGCAGATGATtccagtgatgatgatgatgatgacgacgatgatgatgacgatgaagaAGCAGATGTGTTCTGTCCATCTTTTCT TGCTTCGAACAGCGACTCAGAAAGTGACATCATCTTTGACAATGGCGATGCCAGCAGAGACAGTCTTGTGCAG GAAGAACCAAGTAAAAGGAAAGGAGTAGACACAACAGAGAGCACAGACTCTGAAAAACCTCTTCTTATTGCACATTATCTGTATATACAG ATGGAATACTGTGAAAAAAGCACTTTGAGAGATACTATTGACCAGGGACTTTATCAGGACTGTAGTCGTCTTTGGAGACTCTTCAGGGAGATATTGGATGGCATAGCATACATTCATGAACAG GGAATGATTCATAGAGATCTGAAACCTGTCAATATCTTCTTGGACTCTCATGACCATGTCAAGATAGGAGATTTTGGCTTGGCTACTGACCACCCAGCTAACGCG GCAACGGGCAAGCTGGAAATTGAGGATAATAGCTCGGGCCTGGTCTTAAAATCAGATCCAACAG GTAACATGACCGGAATGGTGGGCACTGCACTGTATGTCAGTCCTGAGGTCCAAGGAAATACAAAAGCTACTTACAATCAG AAAGTGGATCTCTTCAGTTTGGGAATCATCTTGTTTGAGATGTCCTATCGGCCAATGACCACAGCTTCTGAGCGTATATCTGTACTCAGCCAGCTCAGGAAG GAGTCCATTGACTTCCCTGAGGATTTTGGTGACTATGAGAGTGGAGCACAG AAGAAAGTGATTTGTTGGCTGCTGAATCACGACCCCGCCCTGCGGCCCACTGCTGTGGAGCTTTTGAAGAGTGATCTCCTCCCACCTCCTCAGATGGAGGAGTCGGAGCTTCACGAGGTGTTGCAGCACACTATGGCTAACGTCATGGGCAAGTCCTACCGCACCATGGTCAACCAGCTCTTCTCCCAGAACCCCACTCACGTTATGGACTACACCTACGATATTGACGTCCATAAG GGCAGTTTTAATTTCAACAACGCCAAGCTGCAGCAGTATGTGCATGAGACAATCACCAGGGTCTTCAAGAAACATG gcgcAGTAAGACTACAAACCCCTCTGTTCTTGCCCAGGAACAGGAAGCTGTATGAAGGATCTGAGTTGGCCTGCTTTATGGACCACAGTGGCATGTTGGTCACCCTGCCCTTTGACCTGCGG GTGTCATTTGCGAGGTTTTTGGCCAGAAAtaatatttcacatattaaaag GTACAGTATTGAGCGTGTGTTTAGACCGAGAAAACTGGACAGATCTCACCCCCGAGAGCTGCTAGAGTGTGCGTTTGATATAGTGGTGCCTGGGACTGGCAGCTTGCTCCCTGAAGCTGAGACCATCTACACCGTTTCAGAGGTTATCCAGGAGTTCAGCACTCTCCAG GAAAGGAACTACACAATCTACCTGAACCACACCAGCCTGCTGCGAGCCATTTTATTGCACAGTGGAGTTCCAGAAGACAAATTAACCCAGGCTTCCAATATACTGTGTGACGCCATG AGTGAAAAACTGACTAAGCATGAGGTGGAAGCCAAGTTCTGCAACCTGTCTCTGTCCAACAACAGT TTACAGATGCTGTACAAGTTCATTGAGCAGAAGGGGGAGCTGCAagagcttgttcctctcatCAACTCTCTGACCAAGCAGAAGActgcagcagtcacacagctggcCAAGCAGGGCTTCAAAGACCTGGAGGAGCTAACTGGACTTCTCAAGAAACTGGGAGTTAAATTGCAG GTGGTGGTCAATCTGGGACTAGTCTATAAGGTTCAACACCACTGTGGGGTCATTTTCCAGTTTGTGGCCTTTATTAAGAAACGGAAGCGCACTGTGCCAGATATAGTGTCAGCAGGGGGCCGATATGATCATCTG ATTCTGGAGTTTCGTGCCCCAGCAGCCACTGCTCCGGTGCCTTCAGCCGTGGGGGCCAGTATAGCTCTGGATAAAATCTGTACTGCTGTGGCAGCCATGGAAGAACCG CCCCCTGTTAGCTCCTGCGATGTGCTTGTGGTCGCTGTAGGCCACAGCTCAATGGCCAGAGCCATCAACGTCACGCAGAAGCTGTGGACATCCGGGGTGTCTGCTGACTTGGTCTACGATGTCTCACAG TCTCAGGAGGCTCTTATGGAGCAGTGTAGATGGGCAGGCATTACCTTCATGGTCCTTGTTGCTGACAAAGAAGGCAGCTATTTTAAG GTGAAGACATTTGAGAAGGATCGTCAGTCTGAAAAAAGGATCCCTGAGTCAGACCTTGTAGATCACATCATCCAGAAGTGCCGGACCAAATTCTCTGAGGAAAGAATCcg AGACATATCAGAGGGAGCATCTCTACAGATTCCAAAGGGATCATTACTGGTAAACTCAG GATCATCCGAGCAACATGGAGGCAGTGCTACGATGAGTATGAATGTGAACCTGGTCACGCCTGAGAAAGTTTCAGCCAGCTCTAGGCGGCGTTATGAGACACAG ATCCAAACCAGATTGCAGAATCTTAGTAGTAATTTGCAGAACAGAAGTAATGACATCGAGGTGCTGGCT GTTGACTTACCCAAGGAAACCCTCATCAACTTCCTGTCCCTGGAG TTTGACGGAGAGGAGCAGTTCAACATAAGTGTTAAAAGTTTGCTGTCCCGCCTCCCCAAGCAGCGATACCTTAAGTCCATCTGTGAAGAGATCCATCGATTCAAGATGATTAAAAG GGTTGCAGTGGTGGTCTTGTACAGTTACAGAGATGACTACTACAAGATTCTTCTATAA